The genomic stretch AGAAGTATGTGAGAAGATCATTCGGGATTTGGATGCTGCAGAAAAACTTTTGGAGAAAGATCCGATTTTAGTGGGGTCAAATACGCAGTTGAATCAACCCGCATACGATTGGGAAGGTAAGCCTCAAGACGAGTGGCAATTTTATCGGCAAGTTCGTTTTAATTACTATGCAGTGAAGGGGGCTAAAGCTCGTTATTATCATTGGATTGGTGATAAAGAAAATGCAGTGAAATTTGCCAAAGAGGTGATCGATGCTAAAAATGAAGATGGTACATCCAAATTTACTTTGGCGACAGAGTCAACATATAGTTTATCCACTGTCGGTACAAACTTGGTAATGAAATGTGAACATCTTTTCGGGGTACATAATCCGCAACATCAAACGATCTTACAACCTTTATTTAAGGATGACGATGCTAGTTTGAGGCAGACGGTAGCTTATATTAATACAGCGTATGAAAGTACGATACACCCGGATGATATAAGAAATAAAGCAAATCGTTATTGGGAAGAGAGGACTTATCAGAATTCCAATAAAGTGAATCATTTTAGAAAATACACGGGAAGTGATACTTATGAGTCTCTGAATATTGTGCCTGTACTTCGTTTGGCTGAGATGTATTTGATTTTGGTGGAAGATTCTCCCTTGTCTGAGGCTAGTGGATATTTTAAAACATATCGCATCGCTCGGAATCTGGATATTTCTATTGATAATTCACTTGTAACGGAACAAGATGTTTTGAACCGGATGGAGAAAGAGTATCGGAAAGAATTCTTCGGAGAAGGACAGATGTGGGCTTTCTATAAGAAACATAATTTTACCAGATTTACTTGGCCCAAGAATAAAACTATTCCGGAAGGAGCTTATCTGCTTCCGATACCTAAGAGCCAAAGTGTGTTTGATTAAGTAAAAAGAGAGATTATGAAAATAGTAATTGCGAATATATTGATATTTTTATTGGTTGTGGGTACAATCAGTTGTAAAGAAAATTCAGCATTAGAGTATGAAAATGATCCGGCCCTGTATTTTGAAAATACAACTTATGGTCAGCGAGATAGCATTGCCCATACTTTTTTCATCCAACCGGATGATCAGATGCGGGATACCGTGTTTATTGAGATACTGACGATGGGGTACCCGACAGATTCGGATCGTCCTTTTATCTTGGAACAAACGAATGCTGGACAACCGGGATCGGCAATTGCAGGAAAGCATTTTGTGGCTTTTGATGATCCGGAAATGTTAGAGCATTTAAAGATTCCTAAAGGGAGTGTACGTAAAAGTTTTCCTTTAATCGTTTTGCGTGATCCTTCTTTGGAATTGGAAGAGGTTCGGATTGAGTTGAAGATTGGGGAGAATGAGTATTTTAGATCAGGAATTGACGACTGGACGAATTTTGTTGTAAAGACCACGTCTATGGCGGTAAAACCTACCAATTGGGATACCTATTGGAAATATTATTTCGGACCAACTTGGGGTTCCGTGAAAATGAAATTTATTATTGATAATACCGGATTCTCGGACTTTGACGGTGATCGTTTGAATACAGATTATACTAATTATCTGAGTTCTAAGGTGAAACAAAAATTATTGGAGTATAATACGAATCATCCGGATGATCCATTAAGTGAGGCAGACGGTACATTGGTAACTTTTGAATGATTAAAATGAAATTGATTATGAAACTGAAGAACATATTAATAGGAATAGGTTTAATAACATCTCTTCAGGGAGTACAATCCTGTATTGATGACCGGGGGAATTATAGTTATATTTCTAATGAAGAATTACTTCCTGTAACTATTTCCGGGTTTGAAGATACTACGGTAATAATCCGTTCAACTTTGAATATTACTCCCGTATTAGAGAATATGGATGATGAGTCCCGTTATATACATTTGTGGTATGCAGCTCCTTCGGTTACGGCAGGATTTACTCCGCAACGGGATACACTTTCGTTAGAAAAAGACTTGTCATTTGAAGTGACGTATGAATCCGGAACCTATAATTTGGTTTATGAGCTACGGGATCCCAAGTTGGATATCTATGTTCGAAAACAAGTGTTGATGACCGTTCAATCGGATGTAAGTACCGGGTGGTACGTGATGAAGGAGGAGAACGGAGAAACGGATATTGATTATATCTCTATGGATGGGAAGAAGATTGAAAATTTGATCACCGCTTCTGGACAAGAACGGTTAAAAGGGAAACCGGTAAAAATGGCATATCAGTCTTCCCGTTATACTCCCGTGATTCAGAATCCGGATGGAACAACGACTCGGTTGAATAATAAAAGAGCTTTTCATGTTTTTAGCGATCAGGATATAAAGATCTTTAATGCAGACAACATGGCTCTGTTTTATAATTATGAAGATTATTTTTATGAAGTCCCAGAAGTGTGTAAGCCGGAAAATTGTGGAATGTATAGCACTGATTTTTATGCGATTAATGCAGGAAAGGTTTATTCAATTTATGGTATGTCACCGAATAGCGGAATGTTGGGATATGCGAAACCGGGATTGTATGAAGTGCACCCTGATATGGTGATGGGTACTTATGGTGTGATGCTTTTTGATACTAAAACAAGTACGTTCTATAATACATCGTCCAGTGGTAGTTCCATGAATTTGTTCCCTGAAGATTCCGAGGGTGGAATTTCTCCAACGAATATGGATGTAGATATGATTCGGATGTTAGTTCGGAAAGAGGGAAATCCCTCTACTGCATTTGCTGTAATGAAGAATAAAAATAAAGATGAGCATTACGTGTTTGATATGTCTTATTCCATGGCTAGTTATCCGATTGTTGATATTGATACTGTTCCTGCACATTGTGAAATGCCAGAGACAAAGGTTATGGGAACTTCTTTATATGCTAGTTGTATTTATTATTCTAAAAAGGAAGCGGATGGTGATGTGTTGAAGGTGTATAAGAATGTCAAAATAGATAATCGTGAAAGTGAGTTGAAACGTTTTCCGGGAGAAGAAATAGTTTACATTGTAAATGCGACTAGTAGATATGGAGCTCCAGCGGATGAGGTATTCAATCATTTGGTTGTATTGACAAATAGTGCGACGGGTTGGAAATTGTATCGTTTTAATGTAATCGGGCAAACACCGGAGATCGAAACGGAGCCTGCGTTTGTTTATTCCGGTAAAGGAACAGCCGGATATGTTATGCTTCGTAACTAACATCGTTTTGTAAAGAATTTTCAGTTGGCTTGAAAATAAGGTGGATGATGGCATTTGCCATTGTCCGCCTAAATCACTAGTATATTTTAAATAATTATCGGGAGTATGAAAAAATTTAGTTTGTTATTGTTTTTAACCTGTATGGGCGTGGTGCTATATGCACAAAAGTACACGGAAATAAAGGGTTTCGTGAAAAATGATCGTTTGAAGGAAGTTCATCTTTATCGTGTAGAAGATGGGACGACACATTCTTATGCTTCGACCATGGTGGCAGAAGATGGTTCTTATGGATTTTTGTTTTGCCCGGAAAAGCCGGGGTTTTACACGGTAGGTAATGATAAACAGATGGATTTTGTGGTTTACGTGAAGGGTGGCGATAAAATCAATATTAATATTTTGGAAAACAAGGCCGAGTTGGCGGGAAAGAATACTAAAGAGAACGTGGCCTTGTATAAATGGGAAGATTTTGCGGCTGATGTTCGTTTGAAATCAGTTTATTTTATGCTGACAATCAGTAATTATAAGGACTTTTTCCCTGAATTTTCCGTATTTGTTTCTAAACTTGATTCGATTAAAAAGAAGATAAAGAGCGGTAATGCGGAATTTGATGCTTTATTGAAAAAGAAGATTGATTATGACGTGGACTATTATGCAGCAGTCTTTTTGCAGACTCCCAGAACAGCTCATCCGGAACGTCAGGATTGGCCGGAATTTTACAACACGATCATATCTGATGATAAGTTCACGACGGATGACGTGTTGTTGTTTCCTCAAGGAGCACGAATGATCGGTATCTATGCAAGTTTTGGATATATGACGTCTGGTAAAAAGTATGATCCGGTAGATTATCAAAGCACTTGTTTAGGGTATTTGAAGACAGATCGTTTGAAAGGGGAGTATTTGTTACGGAATGTATTTGCCGGGTTGAAGTCTTATGACCAATATCTAAGTTTGATGGATCGTTATGGAAAATACTTGGTAACGCCTTCTCTAAAGGCTCGGGCAGAGGCTATCGGGACAGCGTTGTATGACACGGCTCCCGGTTCGATTGCTGCCGATTTTACTTACCCTGATGTAAACGGGAAAGAGGTGTCGTTATCCGATTTCAAGGGGAAAGTCGTGTTGGTTGACGTGTGGGCTACTTGGTGTGGTCCTTGTCGGGGAGAAATCCCTCATTTGAAGAAGTTGGAACAGGAGATGCACGGGACGGACGTGGTATTCTTGGGCGTTTCCGTGGATGAAGCGAAAGATAAACAGAAATGGTTGGATTTCATTAAAAAGGAAGAGCTGGGAGGAGTTCAGGTACATGCATCCGGATGGAGTAAGATTGCCCAGGATTACAAGATAAAGGGAATTCCCCGGTTTATGGTATTTGATAAACAAGGGCGAGTCGTGTCGGTCGATGCTCCTCGACCTTCGTCACCGGAGCTGAAAGAAATGTTAGAAAAAGAGTTGAAAAAATAAATACAATTCGGGGGATTTGTGAAGGGAGAACAAATCCCCCGAATTGTATATTCATTAAAATGGAATAGATTATGAAGTATCGTTTATTATTTATCGTGTGTAGCCTATTATGTTTTTCTGAATTATGGGCAGGACCGGGAAAAGTGGTTGTTAAAGGTGCGGATCAAAATGTTTGTGTTTATAACAGTATCCGGGGAAGAGGGCGAGCTTGTTTTGCCCCGGAGAAAGGAATGAAAGAAACGGTGATTTTACTACCGGAAAAGGAGTGTGGTGATTTGTTTTATTTGATTTCGGGGGATCGGACTTCTTGGATAAGGGTGTTGCCGGATGAAATGGTCACGGTGGATGTCCGGAAAAAAGACTGGCAGTTCTCTGGAGATTCAAAAGCGATAAATCGTTATTTGTATCAGTGGACACAAAAGATGTTTTTCGGGAAGCCGAACGCTTTGATGTATCGGGTTGAAATGATGTTCTATCAATTGCCGGATCGGGATAAGAGAATTCCGGATCCGAAGATGTTTTACACGAAGGAGTATATCGAATGGATTGATAATATAGGATTGGAATCATTGGGGGATTTAGCAAAGGCGAATTTGAAAGATGATCTATTCGTGGAAGAGCAAGAAAGACGAATTTATTATAGTTGGTTGGAAATGCAATTGCAAAATTACCAGTTGGCAAGTGATAAGTTAGAAATTCCTACAGAGGCATTTGTTTTTCTTCAAGAAATGAAGTTCAATCATGTTGCATATTTGAAATATCCGGGAATTGATGATGTTTTGAGGATTTACTATGACATGGCGGATGCCTGTGGGTTAATTACGTATGATAACTACAATTTTTTACAACGAAGAGCGGAACGGATTATGAATGCCGAGGTTCGTGAATACTATATCCTGCAGGAATTAGATAATATCATTCGTAATCAATGGTTGTATCAATTGGATAAAGTCATCTCATCGGTGGAAAATATGGTGATAACTCAAGCGGGAAAAGAGCAATTGACAGGATACAAAAAGCAGTATCAGGATTTGATGGCATCAGACGTAAATCAGGAAGGGAAGAAAGCGGTAAATATTTCGTTTAAAGATGTGAATGATAGAGAGTGGGGATTGTATATGTTTAAGGGGAAATATGTTCTCATTGATGTGTGGGCTACTTGGTGTGGACCTTGTAAATATCAGATTCCACACTTGATGCGTTTGGAAGAAGAGTTTGAAGGAAGAGGAATCGTGTTTGTTTCTTTGTCCGCAGATAAACCTGCCGATACTCAGAAATGGAAAGATATGGTTAAAGAGTTCGGGATGAAGGGAATTTGTGGGATTGCCCCGGATGCATTCAATCACGCATTCTTCGAGAAGTATAAAGTGAAAAGTATTCCTCGTTTCATTTTGATCGATCCCGATGGAAATATCGTGATGACTAAAGCTCGGCGTCCGTCGGATCCAGTATTAAAAATGCAGTTGGAAGAGTTACTGGAACAGTATGATCAGAAGAAAACAACAATCTCTGGTAAGATGGAAGGAGTTGCGGATGGAACGCAAGTTTCTGTCAGTCATAAGGTCGGAATGATGACTCACACATTAGGGCAGGCAGAAGTAAGAGATGGGCGCTTTGAATTGAGCTTTCTTTTGGAGAAACCCGAATTTATAAATTTCTCTTGTTATAAAGTTTTTTTGGGGAATGTTTGGGCCAAGCCGGGGGATCGGATGGAGCTTGAGGGAATTAAACCTGTTTATACCGGAGGAGAATATGAGTTGAATAATTTGTTGACAGAACTTAATGCAAAATATGCAGATCGTTGGCCGGGGTATGGAGATGATATTTTTGATCAAAAACGAGGTAAGTTATCTTATGATATTTATGCGAGTATCAAGAACGAGATTGATGCCAGTGTATTACGACTGGAAATGAAACGTATGTTGACAGGTTATTTCCAAGGAGTGTTATTGGATAAGATGTATGGCCGGGTGGCTATGTCAAAGGTGATCGGTAAAGGTTTTCCTCGTCCGATTGTGAAAAACGGGTATTCGAATGCCGTGTTAAAACTAGAATTATTGCCGGAGTTAGTGAATTATCCGTCTTGGACAGATGGTGTGCAGGAGTTATTGTACGCACGTTTGGCTGCGGGCATGATAAAGATTCAAGGACGAGGTAGTTATATTACTGATATGGCTGCCGGGCTTAAGAGTGAGAAGTTGCGGGAAACTTATATTATGGATCAATTACGGATGGAGATTTTACGAGGTCATTTATTTGGAATTGAAGATCGGATCAAGAATGCACGTTCGATGGTAAAAAATCCTGATAATGTAGCCTTGTTGTCTCGGATGCCGGAACAAGCACAAAAGTCTTTGCAAGAGTTTAAGACTGTTTTACCTGGTACGGATTTGAGCGGATTTTCTTTTAAAAACGAGAATGGGAAACGGGTTGCTTTATCTGATTTTAAAGGGAAATATGTGTTTATAGACATTTGGTCTACGGGATGTAATCCTTGTGTCGGAGAGGTTCCTTATATCAAAGATATGGAACACCGTTTTGCCGGGAAACCGATCACGTGGGTTTCTATTTCAATGGATTTAAATAAAAAAGAGTGGTTGGATTTCTTGAAGGAAAAGGGAATGAATGGAATACAGTTGATATGTAACAAAGGGTATAAAGATCCATTCCCGAAACAAATAGCATTGAGGGGAATACCACGATTCCTATTGTTGGATAAGGAAGGAAAAGTAATTGATTTTGAATCGTTGAGACCTTCTAATCCGGTGTTGGGAGAGTTGTTGCAGTTGATGTTGAATAAAAAATGAAGGGCTGATGTGTGGCTCTTTAGTATATGTTTTATTTAAATTTTTGAGTTATGAAAAATGAAATTTTTAAAAAAATGCGTACAATGATTCTTTTATTAGGTGTAACTTTATTTTTTAGCAGCTTTGTTTCAAGTGATGATGATTATATTATAATTAATTGTCCTGGTAATTTAGCTTATGACCCTGTAGTGGATGCCTGTGTTCCAGAGGCTGAAAACGATGGAAAAGGTTTAGTATGTGTTATAAAGAAAATTAAGACGGGGGAAATTAAATTTGCTTGTGACCCTAAAGGAGAAAAGGATAATTGTAGAACAGATTCTT from Butyricimonas virosa encodes the following:
- a CDS encoding RagB/SusD family nutrient uptake outer membrane protein — encoded protein: MRNMIKKKYACILLLLLAIGSGCSDWLDVRPRNEMKEDDMYTNEEGFKSALTGAYIQLAAKELYGRDASMYLPEMLAQHWTISTDKTSLIYNICAFDYTHEKSEEAIEKLWKKYYQCVVHLNNVLGNLETTGVTFTNGNEALIKGEALGLRGFLHLELLRLFGPIPGDGVSSVPAIPYQEEMTKDPGKLRTITYKEVCEKIIRDLDAAEKLLEKDPILVGSNTQLNQPAYDWEGKPQDEWQFYRQVRFNYYAVKGAKARYYHWIGDKENAVKFAKEVIDAKNEDGTSKFTLATESTYSLSTVGTNLVMKCEHLFGVHNPQHQTILQPLFKDDDASLRQTVAYINTAYESTIHPDDIRNKANRYWEERTYQNSNKVNHFRKYTGSDTYESLNIVPVLRLAEMYLILVEDSPLSEASGYFKTYRIARNLDISIDNSLVTEQDVLNRMEKEYRKEFFGEGQMWAFYKKHNFTRFTWPKNKTIPEGAYLLPIPKSQSVFD
- a CDS encoding DUF4843 domain-containing protein, with the translated sequence MKIVIANILIFLLVVGTISCKENSALEYENDPALYFENTTYGQRDSIAHTFFIQPDDQMRDTVFIEILTMGYPTDSDRPFILEQTNAGQPGSAIAGKHFVAFDDPEMLEHLKIPKGSVRKSFPLIVLRDPSLELEEVRIELKIGENEYFRSGIDDWTNFVVKTTSMAVKPTNWDTYWKYYFGPTWGSVKMKFIIDNTGFSDFDGDRLNTDYTNYLSSKVKQKLLEYNTNHPDDPLSEADGTLVTFE
- a CDS encoding PKD-like family lipoprotein, whose amino-acid sequence is MKLKNILIGIGLITSLQGVQSCIDDRGNYSYISNEELLPVTISGFEDTTVIIRSTLNITPVLENMDDESRYIHLWYAAPSVTAGFTPQRDTLSLEKDLSFEVTYESGTYNLVYELRDPKLDIYVRKQVLMTVQSDVSTGWYVMKEENGETDIDYISMDGKKIENLITASGQERLKGKPVKMAYQSSRYTPVIQNPDGTTTRLNNKRAFHVFSDQDIKIFNADNMALFYNYEDYFYEVPEVCKPENCGMYSTDFYAINAGKVYSIYGMSPNSGMLGYAKPGLYEVHPDMVMGTYGVMLFDTKTSTFYNTSSSGSSMNLFPEDSEGGISPTNMDVDMIRMLVRKEGNPSTAFAVMKNKNKDEHYVFDMSYSMASYPIVDIDTVPAHCEMPETKVMGTSLYASCIYYSKKEADGDVLKVYKNVKIDNRESELKRFPGEEIVYIVNATSRYGAPADEVFNHLVVLTNSATGWKLYRFNVIGQTPEIETEPAFVYSGKGTAGYVMLRN
- a CDS encoding TlpA family protein disulfide reductase, with translation MKKFSLLLFLTCMGVVLYAQKYTEIKGFVKNDRLKEVHLYRVEDGTTHSYASTMVAEDGSYGFLFCPEKPGFYTVGNDKQMDFVVYVKGGDKININILENKAELAGKNTKENVALYKWEDFAADVRLKSVYFMLTISNYKDFFPEFSVFVSKLDSIKKKIKSGNAEFDALLKKKIDYDVDYYAAVFLQTPRTAHPERQDWPEFYNTIISDDKFTTDDVLLFPQGARMIGIYASFGYMTSGKKYDPVDYQSTCLGYLKTDRLKGEYLLRNVFAGLKSYDQYLSLMDRYGKYLVTPSLKARAEAIGTALYDTAPGSIAADFTYPDVNGKEVSLSDFKGKVVLVDVWATWCGPCRGEIPHLKKLEQEMHGTDVVFLGVSVDEAKDKQKWLDFIKKEELGGVQVHASGWSKIAQDYKIKGIPRFMVFDKQGRVVSVDAPRPSSPELKEMLEKELKK
- a CDS encoding TlpA family protein disulfide reductase, producing the protein MKYRLLFIVCSLLCFSELWAGPGKVVVKGADQNVCVYNSIRGRGRACFAPEKGMKETVILLPEKECGDLFYLISGDRTSWIRVLPDEMVTVDVRKKDWQFSGDSKAINRYLYQWTQKMFFGKPNALMYRVEMMFYQLPDRDKRIPDPKMFYTKEYIEWIDNIGLESLGDLAKANLKDDLFVEEQERRIYYSWLEMQLQNYQLASDKLEIPTEAFVFLQEMKFNHVAYLKYPGIDDVLRIYYDMADACGLITYDNYNFLQRRAERIMNAEVREYYILQELDNIIRNQWLYQLDKVISSVENMVITQAGKEQLTGYKKQYQDLMASDVNQEGKKAVNISFKDVNDREWGLYMFKGKYVLIDVWATWCGPCKYQIPHLMRLEEEFEGRGIVFVSLSADKPADTQKWKDMVKEFGMKGICGIAPDAFNHAFFEKYKVKSIPRFILIDPDGNIVMTKARRPSDPVLKMQLEELLEQYDQKKTTISGKMEGVADGTQVSVSHKVGMMTHTLGQAEVRDGRFELSFLLEKPEFINFSCYKVFLGNVWAKPGDRMELEGIKPVYTGGEYELNNLLTELNAKYADRWPGYGDDIFDQKRGKLSYDIYASIKNEIDASVLRLEMKRMLTGYFQGVLLDKMYGRVAMSKVIGKGFPRPIVKNGYSNAVLKLELLPELVNYPSWTDGVQELLYARLAAGMIKIQGRGSYITDMAAGLKSEKLRETYIMDQLRMEILRGHLFGIEDRIKNARSMVKNPDNVALLSRMPEQAQKSLQEFKTVLPGTDLSGFSFKNENGKRVALSDFKGKYVFIDIWSTGCNPCVGEVPYIKDMEHRFAGKPITWVSISMDLNKKEWLDFLKEKGMNGIQLICNKGYKDPFPKQIALRGIPRFLLLDKEGKVIDFESLRPSNPVLGELLQLMLNKK